One Candidatus Culexarchaeum yellowstonense genomic region harbors:
- a CDS encoding glycine C-acetyltransferase, translating to MGRRTEYLKAELENLKAQGLYFAERIRVGPPDNRVVIRGVEYILMCSNNYLGLANHPKIREAAIRAIEEYGVGAGAVRPISGTTDLHIEAEEKLAKFKRREAAILFQSGYVANVGSISALVGDEDAIISEELNHGSIIDGIRLTKAKRLIYKHLNMEDLEAKLKEAKDSRRRFIITDGVFSMDGDMAPLDKIADLADKYDAIVYVDDAHGEGVLGDHGRGIVDHFKLHDRIDIEMGTLSKAFGVIGGYIASSKEVVEYLKQRARPHLLSSALNPPDVAAIIAAVDLLSSTDEPLKRLWSNARYFQKSLVDRGFNIGNTKTPITPVMIGDEKKTQQLVGMLFNDYHIFVQAVVYPWVPRGTARIRFQPNATHSIDDLNYVVDSLTEAAKKIGVLT from the coding sequence TTGGGTAGGAGAACTGAGTATCTTAAAGCCGAATTGGAGAATTTGAAGGCTCAGGGATTATACTTTGCTGAGCGAATTAGGGTTGGGCCTCCAGATAATAGGGTTGTGATTAGGGGGGTTGAGTATATTTTAATGTGCTCCAACAATTACCTTGGACTTGCAAATCACCCTAAGATTAGGGAGGCTGCCATTAGAGCTATAGAGGAGTATGGTGTTGGGGCTGGGGCTGTTCGCCCAATATCTGGAACCACAGATCTACATATTGAGGCTGAGGAGAAGCTTGCAAAGTTTAAGCGTAGGGAGGCTGCAATACTATTCCAATCTGGCTACGTTGCCAATGTGGGCTCCATATCAGCTTTGGTTGGGGATGAGGATGCAATAATTAGTGAGGAGCTTAATCATGGTAGCATAATTGATGGTATAAGGCTTACGAAGGCTAAGAGGCTGATATATAAGCATTTGAATATGGAGGATTTGGAGGCTAAGTTGAAGGAGGCTAAGGATTCCAGGAGGAGATTCATAATAACTGATGGTGTCTTCAGTATGGATGGCGATATGGCTCCACTGGATAAGATTGCTGATTTGGCTGACAAGTATGATGCAATAGTGTATGTTGATGATGCTCACGGTGAGGGTGTTTTAGGGGATCATGGTAGAGGCATTGTGGATCACTTCAAACTTCATGATAGGATAGATATTGAGATGGGGACTTTATCCAAAGCCTTCGGCGTTATAGGCGGATACATTGCCAGTTCAAAGGAGGTTGTGGAGTATCTCAAGCAGAGGGCTAGGCCACATCTTCTTAGTAGTGCATTGAATCCACCTGACGTTGCAGCTATAATTGCAGCTGTAGACCTGCTTTCCTCAACTGATGAGCCTTTAAAGAGGCTATGGAGCAATGCTAGATACTTCCAGAAGTCCCTTGTGGATAGAGGGTTTAATATTGGCAATACCAAGACGCCCATAACTCCAGTTATGATTGGTGATGAGAAGAAGACTCAGCAGTTGGTGGGGATGCTATTCAATGATTATCATATATTCGTTCAAGCAGTGGTTTACCCATGGGTTCCAAGGGGGACTGCTAGGATTAGATTCCAGCCAAACGCCACTCACAGCATTGATGATTTGAATTACGTTGTTGACTCTTTGACTGAGGCTGCCAAGAAGATTGGTGTATTAACTTAG
- the pgk gene encoding phosphoglycerate kinase: MTLDYYTACIPYSLTNLASQLKSPALVRIDINIPVVDGRIMEDNMRIIAYAHILELLSEYAGLVVVAHQGRPGDEDFIPLKQHWVALRKLLPSKIDIDFIPKDKVFTEETKSRIMGLREHEILLLDNIRMFEEEQKWNPDKSQFIKFFKGVIKSCVNDAIPVWHRAHTSVMALPYIARTWVGLRSMYELKALSEVMKNAKDCAIIMGGAKLQKIQYLTSILSKMEGFTGGLPGQLVARVKGYDLGPRNNSFLESKMSREDFEAAKILAEKFNVAHPVDFVVLDNGEVKEVHLEDMGKCNGVIMDIGSETVEIYAKRLQEKVYRIRAGPLGVYEKGFSNGVELTKLIAGLGLIFLGGDTTAEIVKYGLDRIILSTGGMLCISGGAFIHGLAGESYPSVDLILKQNKL, from the coding sequence TTGACTCTAGACTACTATACTGCCTGTATACCATACAGTTTGACAAACCTTGCTTCGCAGCTTAAATCTCCAGCCCTTGTTAGGATTGACATAAACATACCTGTGGTTGATGGTAGGATAATGGAGGATAATATGAGGATCATTGCCTACGCCCACATACTTGAACTCCTATCAGAGTATGCTGGTTTAGTGGTTGTGGCTCATCAGGGTAGGCCTGGGGATGAGGATTTCATACCATTGAAGCAGCATTGGGTTGCTTTGAGGAAGCTTCTACCCTCAAAGATAGATATAGACTTCATCCCAAAGGATAAGGTCTTCACTGAGGAGACGAAGTCTAGGATTATGGGTCTTAGGGAGCATGAAATACTGTTACTGGACAATATTAGGATGTTTGAGGAGGAGCAGAAGTGGAATCCTGATAAATCCCAATTCATAAAGTTCTTTAAGGGGGTTATAAAGAGCTGTGTTAATGATGCCATACCAGTATGGCATAGAGCCCACACGAGTGTAATGGCCCTCCCCTACATTGCTAGAACTTGGGTTGGACTTAGATCCATGTATGAACTTAAAGCTTTAAGTGAGGTTATGAAGAACGCTAAGGATTGCGCCATAATTATGGGTGGGGCTAAGCTCCAGAAGATACAGTACCTAACATCCATACTATCTAAGATGGAGGGGTTCACTGGAGGCCTCCCAGGCCAGCTTGTGGCTAGGGTTAAGGGTTACGATCTCGGCCCCAGAAACAACTCCTTCTTAGAATCGAAAATGTCTAGGGAGGATTTTGAAGCCGCTAAGATTTTGGCTGAGAAGTTTAATGTTGCCCACCCAGTGGACTTTGTGGTTCTAGATAATGGCGAAGTAAAGGAGGTTCACTTAGAGGATATGGGTAAATGTAATGGTGTAATAATGGATATTGGAAGCGAAACTGTGGAGATTTATGCTAAGAGGCTTCAAGAGAAGGTTTATAGGATTAGGGCTGGACCTTTAGGCGTATATGAGAAGGGGTTCTCCAATGGCGTTGAACTTACAAAGCTAATTGCAGGTTTAGGATTAATATTCCTCGGCGGGGATACCACGGCTGAGATCGTCAAGTATGGTTTGGATAGGATTATACTGAGTACTGGTGGTATGCTTTGCATTAGTGGTGGAGCATTTATACATGGGCTTGCAGGTGAAAGCTACCCATCCGTAGACCTCATCCTTAAGCAGAATAAGCTTTGA
- a CDS encoding thioredoxin family protein: MRIIPDEYVDEVKGILSGLRDNVRVLLFTQRYKCAGCREAEALLQDLSELSSKIVLEKYVYEDSRGKFNEYNVTYVPTIIVVSPQTGGMARFLGVPLGYEFSSLLEDLIHASTGETHLPKSVVRAVGEVNVDVDVKVFVTLSCPYCPMAVGVAHSFSLINPKIKSEMIDASLFPNLALKYSVSAVPKTIINDSVEVVGAYPPEVLLQKILEAVKRR, from the coding sequence TTGAGAATTATTCCAGATGAATATGTGGATGAGGTTAAGGGGATTCTCAGCGGATTAAGGGATAATGTTAGGGTTTTATTGTTTACTCAGAGGTATAAGTGTGCTGGTTGTAGGGAGGCTGAAGCCCTGCTTCAAGATTTATCGGAATTATCCAGTAAGATTGTTTTGGAGAAGTATGTTTATGAGGATTCTAGGGGGAAGTTTAATGAGTACAATGTAACCTATGTTCCCACGATAATAGTGGTTTCACCCCAAACTGGTGGTATGGCTAGATTTCTAGGAGTCCCATTGGGTTATGAGTTTTCAAGTTTACTTGAAGATTTGATTCATGCATCCACTGGGGAAACCCATCTCCCAAAATCAGTTGTTCGGGCTGTGGGTGAAGTGAATGTGGATGTCGATGTTAAGGTTTTCGTAACCCTCTCATGTCCATACTGCCCCATGGCTGTGGGTGTCGCCCACTCCTTTTCGCTAATAAATCCGAAGATTAAGAGTGAGATGATAGATGCATCACTATTCCCAAACCTTGCATTGAAGTATTCTGTTTCAGCAGTTCCAAAGACTATTATAAATGATTCCGTTGAGGTTGTGGGGGCTTATCCCCCTGAAGTCTTATTGCAGAAGATACTTGAGGCTGTTAAGCGTAGGTAG
- a CDS encoding YkgJ family cysteine cluster protein: protein MVKCLKCGKCCIETQMPLTHRDIERIERLGYRRWEFTVENDGKPTLRNINGHCYFLNPKNMKCKIYRDRPEGCRIYPVVYIEGGYVGVDDECPASKTVTIREICKRKPKLIKLLIEVEGLRNEKDS, encoded by the coding sequence ATGGTTAAATGCCTAAAATGTGGGAAATGCTGCATTGAAACACAAATGCCACTCACACACAGAGATATAGAGAGAATTGAAAGGCTTGGATACAGGAGATGGGAATTCACCGTGGAAAATGATGGTAAACCCACACTAAGAAACATAAATGGACACTGCTACTTCCTAAACCCAAAAAACATGAAATGCAAAATATATAGGGATAGACCTGAAGGATGCAGAATATACCCAGTAGTATACATTGAGGGGGGATATGTGGGCGTAGACGATGAATGCCCAGCCTCAAAAACAGTGACTATAAGGGAAATATGTAAAAGGAAGCCTAAACTAATCAAATTATTAATTGAAGTGGAGGGGTTGAGAAATGAAAAGGATAGTTAA
- a CDS encoding 4Fe-4S binding protein has translation MTLDYGKCIRCGNCMQSCPVEVYTMDSNGNIKPSRISLCIGCRICEAECPRNAIKVTIK, from the coding sequence ATCACATTAGACTACGGGAAATGTATAAGATGCGGAAACTGCATGCAATCATGCCCAGTGGAAGTATACACAATGGATTCCAATGGAAACATAAAACCATCAAGAATAAGCCTATGCATTGGATGCAGAATATGCGAAGCAGAATGCCCAAGAAATGCAATAAAAGTAACCATAAAATAA
- a CDS encoding dihydroorotase family protein, with product MVKYDLVLKGGFVVDPKNGLEDYMDIGVSRGVVVELDSDIDPRYAAEVLDVSDRIVFPGVIDSHTHIGRMGHRMMAKVGVVTAIDMSASMESIAMNMRNYGAGLNVGTVTNIRNYHPKAGETLGTSEIRDAVSKAMGEGSLGIKITGGHNPFTPETTAEIISECNEAGCYIAFHVGTTKTGSDLNGFLEALDLAGGNGLHIAHVNSYCRGLIEDPVYEALKAISALKGRKRIASESYLALINGTSGLCVGDVPASHVTRNCLRMRGYPESKAGLEKAIRDGYAHVRVEAGGESVLVTGEDGVKLWLEAGTDIGISFPVNDPEAQIVLATAKDEGRFVVDAISTDGGDIPRNVQVEYGMLLVRFGALSLRDLAVKLSLNPAMMFGLEGKGHLGVGADADITFIDPLTGTACMGISGGRVIMVDGVVVGSGGRIITTEHGLDNVKKYGFECKVADLSKAKIYSGVIYGG from the coding sequence ATGGTTAAGTATGATTTGGTTTTGAAGGGTGGATTCGTTGTGGATCCTAAGAATGGCTTGGAGGATTACATGGATATAGGGGTTTCCCGTGGCGTTGTGGTTGAATTGGATTCAGATATTGACCCTAGATATGCAGCTGAGGTTTTGGATGTATCTGATAGGATAGTTTTCCCTGGGGTTATAGATTCACATACCCATATTGGTAGGATGGGGCATAGGATGATGGCTAAGGTTGGGGTTGTAACCGCCATAGATATGTCTGCATCCATGGAGTCCATAGCTATGAATATGAGGAATTATGGTGCCGGATTGAATGTTGGAACAGTTACCAACATTAGGAACTATCATCCTAAGGCCGGTGAAACTCTTGGCACCAGTGAGATTAGGGATGCAGTTTCAAAGGCTATGGGTGAAGGATCCCTTGGAATAAAGATTACTGGTGGACACAACCCCTTCACACCTGAAACTACCGCTGAGATTATAAGCGAATGCAATGAGGCTGGATGCTACATAGCCTTCCATGTTGGTACAACTAAGACTGGTAGCGATTTGAATGGATTCTTGGAGGCTTTAGATTTGGCTGGAGGTAATGGCCTCCACATAGCCCACGTTAACAGTTATTGTAGGGGGCTTATTGAAGATCCGGTTTATGAGGCTTTGAAGGCAATTTCAGCCTTGAAGGGTAGGAAGAGGATTGCCTCAGAATCATATTTGGCATTGATAAATGGCACCAGCGGTTTATGTGTTGGTGATGTTCCAGCCAGCCATGTTACTAGGAATTGTTTGAGGATGAGGGGGTACCCTGAATCCAAGGCTGGACTGGAGAAGGCCATAAGGGATGGATACGCCCATGTTAGGGTTGAGGCTGGCGGTGAATCGGTGCTCGTTACAGGTGAGGATGGGGTTAAATTGTGGCTTGAAGCTGGAACTGATATTGGCATAAGCTTCCCAGTAAATGATCCTGAAGCTCAAATAGTTTTGGCCACTGCTAAGGATGAGGGGAGGTTTGTTGTTGACGCCATTAGCACTGATGGTGGGGATATACCTAGAAATGTTCAGGTGGAGTATGGGATGCTCCTAGTAAGGTTTGGTGCTCTTAGCTTGAGGGATTTAGCCGTTAAACTGTCATTGAATCCTGCCATGATGTTCGGTTTGGAGGGGAAGGGGCATCTTGGGGTTGGAGCTGATGCAGATATAACTTTCATAGATCCATTGACTGGAACTGCATGTATGGGTATTTCTGGGGGGAGGGTTATAATGGTGGATGGTGTGGTTGTGGGTTCTGGCGGTAGGATTATAACCACTGAGCATGGCTTAGATAATGTTAAGAAGTATGGTTTTGAATGTAAAGTTGCAGATCTATCGAAGGCTAAGATATATTCTGGGGTGATATATGGTGGTTAA
- a CDS encoding serine hydrolase — MKIEKLKSFIESETQKLMKISRTPGLSISIIIDGEKAYMEAFGARDLESNSPATINTLYGFGSCTKSMTALAIMQLAEEGKISIEDPVEKYAPLRIGFKEYPIRIHHLLSHSSGIPSLNTAVISLRKATGVKEDYTPLSSMEDFYRYVNAAGGEVAAKPGERYFYLNAGYTILGDIIERVSGMEYHQYIRRRILEPLKMFRSTFLREEFEREADKMTPYWKDKDGNPRKVRMPFDKLIYAAGGLVSSVNEFSNYVIASMNYGEFDGVKLASKESIMEMQKIHVERPKTYYGREGYGYGWGIIEDFYGRRVIHHSGSTGCASAYVAFIPEEKIGVVMASNTTGFPYTYIAHAALAMLIGVKIEDVPIIKIQKRMNMLTGVYEGYGGAIRVNVVSRGGMLYMEQKDEWTDMSTPLIPCDDNLETLKFHIWSNGVKQPVEFTVSEDGKIDLYVERNRLHKIGNL; from the coding sequence ATGAAGATCGAGAAGTTGAAATCATTCATTGAAAGTGAAACCCAAAAACTCATGAAGATAAGCAGAACACCAGGCTTAAGCATATCAATAATAATTGATGGGGAAAAGGCGTATATGGAAGCCTTCGGGGCAAGGGATTTGGAAAGCAATTCACCAGCAACCATAAACACGCTATACGGATTCGGATCATGCACGAAATCCATGACTGCACTGGCAATAATGCAATTGGCTGAAGAGGGGAAGATAAGCATAGAAGACCCCGTGGAGAAGTATGCACCACTAAGAATTGGATTCAAGGAATACCCAATAAGAATACACCACCTACTCTCACACTCCTCAGGAATACCATCACTAAACACTGCAGTTATAAGCTTGAGGAAAGCCACAGGGGTAAAGGAGGATTACACTCCACTAAGCAGCATGGAAGACTTCTACAGATACGTTAACGCCGCGGGAGGGGAGGTTGCAGCGAAACCTGGGGAGAGATACTTCTACCTAAACGCTGGATACACTATTCTGGGAGACATAATTGAAAGGGTAAGTGGAATGGAATACCACCAATATATAAGGAGGAGGATTCTGGAGCCACTGAAAATGTTTAGAAGCACATTTCTAAGGGAGGAGTTTGAAAGGGAAGCTGACAAGATGACGCCATACTGGAAGGATAAGGATGGAAATCCGAGGAAGGTTAGAATGCCCTTCGACAAACTCATATATGCTGCAGGGGGACTTGTCAGCTCAGTAAACGAATTCTCAAACTATGTAATTGCATCAATGAATTATGGGGAATTCGATGGCGTGAAATTGGCGAGCAAGGAGAGTATAATGGAAATGCAGAAAATCCATGTGGAAAGACCAAAAACATATTATGGTAGGGAGGGGTATGGTTACGGTTGGGGGATAATAGAAGACTTCTATGGTAGGAGGGTTATACATCACAGTGGATCAACGGGATGTGCAAGCGCATACGTAGCATTTATACCAGAAGAGAAGATTGGAGTGGTAATGGCCTCAAATACCACAGGATTCCCATACACATACATAGCTCACGCAGCATTAGCCATGCTAATTGGCGTTAAAATAGAGGATGTCCCAATAATAAAGATACAGAAGAGGATGAACATGCTAACAGGAGTATATGAGGGATATGGTGGAGCCATAAGGGTAAATGTGGTTTCAAGGGGTGGAATGCTATACATGGAGCAGAAGGATGAATGGACAGACATGTCAACACCACTAATACCATGCGACGACAACCTTGAAACACTGAAATTCCACATATGGTCCAATGGCGTAAAACAACCAGTGGAATTCACAGTATCAGAGGATGGGAAGATAGACCTATACGTGGAGAGGAATAGGCTGCATAAAATTGGAAATCTATGA
- a CDS encoding hydroxymethylglutaryl-CoA synthase: MVSSEPIERRVSYISDRLRGSICPICGRRYFKPRYYCPKCGRKSMGKMEETSYLYSKGVLEVCTLIDDPTNKFRTLSPYIYGIVRIPDADIRIPARLTDHIQNSQFKPDDYEGREVVFRFRRRYSTEPHEIVPTTSLTFTFTDEYYPYIPYETKEPKEPSEKPGIVGYALYTSRFRIREGEIERAVPFLDEDSITAAVEAGKLALIQAALHGWRIKKVYVGTESNPYAVKPIASKVAQVLDLGENLGDGVRGVDAIDTEFACKAATSMFKDAAAISKYMAERGEEYFTMVIGADNSQAAPRDQPGGELDYFVGYGAAAYIIGNMDVIAEIEGWYSVTSDTPDFWRRDGQKYPLHGGRFTGEPAYFKHIIKAAKKLMDKMNLTPKDINYFVPHQPNAKFPLRAARRLGFREEQCIPSLKVTKFGNLYSGSSPAGLAAVLDIAKPYEKILLTSFGSGAGSDAYLITVTPKIVEKRKRTEKFNVEWQSSNPHLIYLDYHTYRKFKEGI, from the coding sequence ATGGTGAGTTCAGAACCCATAGAGAGGAGGGTAAGCTACATATCAGATAGGCTACGTGGAAGCATATGTCCAATATGTGGAAGAAGATACTTCAAGCCAAGATACTACTGCCCAAAATGTGGAAGGAAGAGTATGGGTAAAATGGAGGAGACAAGCTACCTGTACAGCAAGGGGGTTCTGGAAGTATGCACATTAATAGACGACCCCACAAACAAATTCAGAACCCTCTCACCATACATCTATGGAATAGTTAGAATACCAGATGCAGACATAAGAATACCTGCAAGGCTAACAGACCATATACAAAACTCACAATTCAAACCGGATGATTATGAGGGGAGGGAAGTCGTATTCAGGTTTAGGAGGAGATATTCAACGGAACCCCATGAAATAGTGCCCACAACATCACTCACATTCACCTTCACAGACGAATACTACCCATACATACCATACGAAACTAAAGAGCCAAAGGAGCCATCTGAGAAGCCTGGAATAGTTGGATATGCATTATACACATCCAGATTCAGGATAAGGGAAGGGGAGATTGAAAGGGCAGTGCCATTCCTAGATGAAGACTCAATAACCGCTGCCGTGGAAGCTGGAAAACTTGCACTAATACAAGCTGCATTGCATGGGTGGAGAATCAAGAAGGTTTATGTGGGAACAGAATCAAACCCATACGCAGTAAAACCAATAGCATCAAAAGTTGCACAAGTACTGGATCTAGGAGAAAACCTAGGGGATGGAGTTAGAGGGGTAGATGCCATAGACACGGAATTCGCATGCAAAGCGGCTACAAGCATGTTCAAAGATGCAGCGGCAATATCAAAGTACATGGCTGAAAGGGGGGAGGAATACTTCACAATGGTCATAGGGGCAGACAACTCGCAGGCAGCTCCAAGAGATCAGCCTGGAGGGGAATTGGACTACTTCGTAGGATACGGTGCAGCAGCATACATAATAGGTAACATGGATGTGATAGCTGAAATAGAAGGGTGGTACTCAGTAACATCAGATACACCTGACTTCTGGAGGAGGGATGGGCAGAAGTACCCACTACATGGAGGGAGATTCACAGGTGAACCAGCATACTTCAAACATATAATTAAAGCTGCAAAGAAGCTTATGGACAAAATGAATCTAACACCAAAAGACATAAACTACTTCGTCCCACACCAGCCAAACGCCAAATTCCCACTACGGGCCGCCAGAAGACTGGGATTCAGGGAGGAGCAATGCATACCATCATTAAAAGTAACGAAATTTGGAAACCTATACTCCGGGTCAAGCCCAGCAGGGTTAGCTGCAGTTCTAGATATTGCCAAACCATACGAGAAGATCCTCCTAACAAGCTTCGGATCAGGGGCTGGAAGCGACGCATACCTAATAACTGTAACCCCAAAGATAGTTGAGAAGCGTAAGAGAACTGAGAAATTCAACGTTGAATGGCAAAGCAGCAACCCACACCTAATATACCTAGACTACCACACATACAGGAAGTTTAAGGAGGGAATATAA
- a CDS encoding OsmC family protein has product MVVNVDVHLQFIPGVGFMARNSQNQVVLMKAPISDVPPAGPSPMELLLMALAGCTGYDVFSILFKMRQKVESFEIHVSGVRRDEDPRVYTYVDLKYIVRGDVDEKKLLEAIKLSMEKYCSVSAMLRDGGVKINVSHEIHGASN; this is encoded by the coding sequence ATGGTGGTTAATGTCGATGTCCACTTGCAATTCATACCTGGAGTAGGATTTATGGCTAGGAACAGTCAGAATCAAGTTGTATTGATGAAGGCTCCAATATCCGATGTTCCACCTGCAGGTCCAAGCCCAATGGAGCTTTTACTAATGGCTTTGGCTGGATGTACAGGCTACGATGTCTTCTCAATACTTTTCAAGATGAGGCAGAAGGTTGAATCCTTCGAGATTCATGTTAGTGGGGTTAGGAGGGATGAGGATCCACGGGTGTACACATATGTGGATTTAAAGTATATTGTCCGTGGAGATGTGGATGAGAAGAAGCTTTTAGAGGCCATTAAGCTTTCCATGGAGAAGTATTGCTCCGTCTCAGCTATGCTTAGGGATGGCGGTGTAAAGATAAATGTTTCCCATGAAATTCATGGAGCTTCAAATTGA